The sequence GCTAGTTATATTTGCTTCAGACATTTTGAATGTAACCATATATTTCTTTGATTGACATAAATATAAGTGTAATCCATATTGTTTGGAAATAATAAGAATTATTTTGTCTGTATGCCAggaaaaacatattggggctcgtttactaagggtcagcggactgCACAAAATGCTGGAtatattccgacgattaccgttttttgctgcatttaaaagggtattgtggcgcatgcgatcggattttgtcgtTCACTTCACCTACATTATTAATTTCTAGACATAACTAGTTAGAAAGTTACTTCTACTTTTATATGATATATTCTGTGGTTACAAATTCTCCTAGATAGAACTGCACCTCTTGCTAGGAGGTCAAGATTATTGACAAAAGTCaccggctgtgtttatttctacgtCAGTCATTACCTGGCATAGAATAAACTCTGCACAGCATCCCGGCagtagcctcttgatgtatccctctGCGACTATGCAGCGGCGGacctatgataaatatgcccctgtgaGTTCTTTATACATTTTCCTGCTCAGTTACATTGTTGGCTCATTCACTTTAACGGAGCTGTGTTGGTGTTTTCTCCATAGTCGGTGACTGCAAATACAAATTaactgtaaaaatgaaaaattaacctAGGAGATGCACAAAAGGAGGAGAGTACAAGTGGGAGACACAAGGGTGTTATTATCAGATTGAGAAGTTTAGTTATAGGGCCAGTAACATGGGACTTTATTAATGGTGGAGGACACATGAAGGGGGGTGTACTTCTTTGGAACACCTGGCCTCAGTAGAGGTTGTCCCCTGGCCAGTATGGCAAGCTATTGGAGAAATTTCCAGCTTATGAGGCGCCATGTTGCTAGCACAGTGATAGTGTGCTCAATGTTTAAGGACAAGGTTTAACTTTGTACaattaaaaactaataaaaatctTTCACAATCGTTTATTTTCTTAAAAGTTGAATGAGAAATTTatgaaattaaaaataatttaacaaaaaaaaagctaataaaggttaaaGACTACATTTCCCGTGTTGCATCGCGGTGGCGTATACGTGTGACGTGGAGCTAGTCGCGGGCCTGGTGACGTCAGAGCCGGTAGTACGCGTGCGCGTCGTCGTGTGAGTCGCTTAAGCTGATGTAAGAGCAGAGACCGGGTGCAGCGGTCGTAGAGCGGAGCAAGGGGCGTGTGGAGAGCGGACATCTGAGTACTAGCGGCGGGAAGCACCGAGGAGCGGCGCCATCATGTCTGGAGACGAGGTGAGAGAAGGCGGAAACACGAGGGCGCGGGCACATGTGGGGAGGCCCGAGCCGGCGGCATGGCGAGAGGGAGGGAAGGAGCGCGGCTCTGCCGGCAGGGGGAGGCCGGGGCTGGTATAGGACATGGGGCATCTGTGATGCAGGATGAGGCCTGATGTATGACGCGCTATGTCCTTGGCCTCGTTCATACGGTGCGGTTATGTACCCTATTGTATATGATTAGGCCTACATTCAACTTCCATGTAATGTTACTGCCCGCCCTTTCGGCTGATGAGTGTGAGGCACTTGTATCTTTTCTGCATAATTAGCGCCACCTCTTGATGCAGGCCTCTGCAGGTATTACACCGCAGGGGTCTTTGCTAAACATATCTTCTCCTGAGTTTTCCTCTGGGATAGGGATTGTGTGATTACTGTGTGTCTGAATGATGGGGCATCCAGTTATCATTAAGGAAAGGTGAGAGGAGTCACATGTGCACACTATTGCCCTAGTCACACCGGGGACATGACATGAGAAGTAGTGCCCCCGGTGGTCAGGAGCTTATCACCTGGGGAGGTGGTTACAGGAAAAACTCTTGCACAAACTTttcataggggataacaatctgaacaGAGGGGTGTGACTGTGTGGGCCAGCtctgagaatgggggtcctgttctcccaATGGATGGAGCAGTAGGTTGTAGCATGTGTCTATTAACTCCATACTGTGGGTGCggtagaaattgctgagcacagcactcagGTATATCCTCCTTTCTCATAGATGGGGAGTGCTATATACCCGAGCGCTGTGCTGATTTTTGTATGACACTTAATAAAACGTCAGGACACATGCTCCAACCACAGCTCTGACCATTGGCGCAGTCTGCATGCACATCCCTGTGTCCCAATAGTCTggacacccccccctccccccccccccaaatgttcATATTGTTATCCCATTTCCTTTGGATAGGAGTTAACTATCAAACTTGGCACAACCCTTGTAACTCCACATGGATCAGGGTTGTAAATGCACTGTTGGGGTAAGAGtgataccaagcacagccactgtacTGTGTATGGCGCTGTCCCTGGTAGGAAGTGAAGAGACTACAACGTATCAATGAAATGCAAATTCTGGACAGTCACTTTATTTTGGGTGGAGGAGGGGTCTTTTCAAGTTTATTTCCTGTATAAACAGCACAAGAGTTTCCTATTGTAATGTAGAATCCAATGGAGCCTGAGTTACAGGTGAGAACAGACCCCTATAGAGAGAGCAGTCTCTGGCAGCGCTGGTCTGGGTCTTCTGTTCCTGGTTGCCCTTGAGCATACACAGACCTgacatagtaaatcattgcattTCACACGTTTGTCAACTGGGCGGCACCAGGTACATGGAGAGCCTTGTCTGCTGCTGTCCATTTAGTGGTGACTGTGTATGGGCATATCCTTACCGCCGGTAACACCCAGCCAGTAAGTGAGAATTTTTAAGGAGCTCTCCAGTCACAGCCGATTCACTTGTGCAGGACCTGAagtgaggagcaggactccaggtccTAGGAATACAATGtccatgagtcctgctcctccctccggGTCCTGCACCATGTGTTATTCAGTGAATTGGCTGGGACTGAAGGTAAAATTACAGGATAGACACAACATAGACGTATGAGGAATCAAATCTCCAGCCGTGTTCTTTGATGGAGAAGATGCGAGTATTTACCAAGAcaattccgggggggggggggagtgtgagATTATGTGGAGTCAGCGGATGCTTGGTAGTAATGATGCTCGCTCCCATCTTGTCGTATTCTATAACATCAAAGCCTCAGTGTGCTGACCATACAGTGTAACCGCCTCTGTCATCAGTTTCTGTTGTGTTTCAGTCTCTTGCATCAGTTACCTCCCACCATGTCATCAGATTCAGCTTGCAGGGAGGGTCTGTATACATTGAGCTGTGTCTGAGCTCTACTCGTTTTTCTGCAGTCATAATAGTAGAATAAAGTGTAAGTCTTGATCCTATGACTTCCATGCACGTTGGGTACAGTATAAGAGTAGCCAATAAGAGGGACATTGTCACCAGAAACGGATAGCTTTGTTTATCTGCTCATCTCTCTAGAAAATTCGCTTTTGCCGTGCGTTGACATCTAGTGGCCAATGGGTAGCACTGCAGTTTATCTCCTAgaaccatttttttttgtatgaaaaataagttatataaaggaaatctaccattagcttttatacattatgagccaaacatactttgagaatgctgtagctatactgatgcagaaacgtatcttgttttatacctgaattgagtggttttgctgaaaaaaaacaattaaaaagattATGGTAATGAAGCTCTGTAGCTCCTGTGGATACTCGGCACTTCTCTAACTCTAATTAATCACTACACCCGAGAGTGATGTATTCACTGTGCtttctctgacaggcagaagtaatcaattggtgcaccatcccccagctcctgtgtataatgtacagcagacacccaactttcccaaggtcctgaatgttataaaaaatttttgagcaaaaccactcagcgcagggattaaacaagatatgcttctacatcagtgtggctacagcattctcaatgtatgtttggttcacaatgcattaaaacaaatggtagatttccgttgAGGTTGTACCTAATGGCAAAGATCCGTGAGGGTCCATCTGCTACTTCCCTTTTTGATTATGTGAACAGCACCTCCAGTAATTTAAACAATGGTGTCCAGTTATCACTGTTGGGTAGAGTGGCAGCTTGAGAATGTGTCCTGcccctccattcaatactatgagtgttggaaattgcaaaGCACAGCACTCGGGTATTCCTGGCACTATAATACACAGTGAATAGGAGAGATGGTGATACCTGAGCGCTCTGCTCTGTTATATCCAAAGCTCCTTTAGTATtatatggataggggataacttgctcatTTGGTACAACCAATTTAAGACCTTGTTGCTTTTTCTTCGGGCAGATGATTTGTAACTTTATATTAAGTTTCAATAAAACAACTCTTGTAGGAGACAAGTGGAAGAGTAAAGGGGTGAGCCCGTGGAGGGCTGTGATGTCCTTGGCCCTCCATTGATTTCACTGTGGAGGGGGGAAATTTTTTGTTTTGGCCTTCAATTGTTTGTTTTGCTGTGTATTGTGAATCCTGTGATTTTGCGCCAGTTGCACTTTACCACGTCTTATCTTGTTAGGCGTCCTCTTTGTTTTTGTAGATAACGGAATTAAACTCTGCGGGTGTGACTTCTCCTGATCTAAGCGATCCCCCTGTGTACCAGCCATAAGTGATAGATAGCTGATACTATTGCTTCTCATCCACAAACCCATTCTTCATCCATTTTGTGAACTCTGACCCTGATAGCCGTCTCTGATGGCCGCTTATCTGTGTGCGCTTAGAAGGATCGGACATGTACAAATCTCACATAACAGATACTTGCGTACATTAGATGGCCAGGTGCTCCCCCCAATATTAGCGGATTTATATAGTATTTATGGGCACATATATTTGAGACTAGATTTTAGACGCATAGACCCACCGCAAGATGAGAGGTGATGTCTGGAGTTTTCATTAATGCCTAAACTGTTTCCTTTGTTACAAAAATAGAGAAAAGCAAATCTTTAAAGTGTTTTTGATTCATGACTAATACAGTtacatgaatgtttttttttgtatttttagatgATTTTCGACCCTACCATGTccagaaagaaaaagaagaagaagaagccctTCATGTTGGATGAAGAAGGAGCCGAACAGCAAGTGGAGGAGACACAGATTCCTGAGACTAAGGAGGTGGAACCAGAACCTGTGGAAGATAAGGATCTTGACCTGGATGAAGAGTCCTTTAAGAAAAAAGGTAACGTAaagctgcagcctgtgcccctgGTGCAGGGGAGGTAGCGCTGGGTACTACATCTGCACACATTCAGGGTGTCCTATGACTAATAACCATTGGTAAGGGCTGTAAAGTAGAGCATGCATATAACGTGTATATGTTTCTGAAGGGGAATATACTTCTACCATATACCCCTGGGGGTGGCTTATCTTCTTAATAACAAAAGTTATTAGTTATATGGAAATCCAGAACTCCCAATCCTACCTTTACCCCACAATGGAGAGTCCTGATAATCCCATACACTGGTGTAACAGATAACGGTGATGGCAACCGATATCCCTCCAGTGTAAGGGGAACTCTAGGCTGGAGACTCGCTGCACAACTCCATTAGTGTCCTGTACAAAATAACCAAAGCCACTGCAACTTGTGTGTAAAGTGCatcctcctgtctattacctcatcagccagacattcctgtccataaaatggctgcagatggagggtcatgtgatcttatctgtccaagaacaattgccctgccaggaccttgatcttatattcatgaatactatcataaggttcaGGCAGAGAGATTGTTTAtgtacagatagagatcacatgaccctccatgggcagccattttatggaccggATTCTCCGagcgatgaggtaaaagacaggaggcttcactttacatatcaagaaagtggggcagaactattactagatgtatattggtaaataaccGAACATCCTGCCCCccgcacttacacacacattacagaaaacaagaggtaaagtggccaacccctttaatgtacattTCCCGTTACAGATGGCCCAGATGATCTGGACGACTTGAATTTCTTCAatcagaagaagaaaaaaaagaaaactaagaAGTTTGATCTGGATGAAGCGGAGGAAGGTGTTAAGGTACATAGAAGAGATACTTGTATTTGGTTTGGGAGAATGTTTAGAAATATTACTTGTCGCATTGATCCTGGTGTGTGAGAGCCAGAAATGTCGCTTGTTTggaggtgaccaaatacttatttcccaccataatttgcaaataaattctttaaaaatcagacaatgtgatttttctggattttttttgtcacattttgTTTCTCATGGCTGAGGTCCTGCCTATGATGTCAAATACaggtctctcatctttttaagtgggaaaacttgcacgattggtggctgactaaatacgagaccccccccccccccccccccgctgtagaTGACCCCATTTTAGCACCACTTCTTCGTTTCATCCGAATTAGTGGCTATGATAATGGGGAAGAGCAATCTGCTATTTTCTGAAGGGGATGGTGTGTCCCACCTTCTCCTATATGCAGTAGTAGGACATCTCTCCTGCTATGGATTGAGCTATTCTGCTCACGTAATGATATTGTCAATGAGATGAAAAatctacagcaaaaaaatttcaattcATCCCCAGTCCAGTAATAATGGGATTGCTCTGCAAGCAAaggacactatgggggagatttatcataagtctcttagagcacaactgttctagttgcaaccaatcagagctcggcttttatttccccacagttgtttataaaatgaaagctgagctgtgattggtttcccctcggcaactagaacagttttacctcagaaacttgatgataaatctcctcttATGTGTTTGATGCATGTTATAGAAGGGCATATCCAGGTTTCTGATCCATTTAGAGAATTGATCAATTTAAttgttattatttaattattttttgtttgcacCCCAGAATCTGAAGATAGAAGCAGAAGTTCAAGAAGCCTCCGAATCCCAGGACGACGACTTGGAATTGTTTTcgacaaaaaagaagaaaaagaaaaatgtgaaatTCCCAGAGGAAGGTGACACCAATGGTAAAGAAAAAGGTAGACGTGGAAGCCATAGGCATCCTCATGGTGCATGGTCTGCTTGTAAGATGTCTCCTGACGCTTTGTGTCTTTTGACTTTTTACAGACTTTATAGAAGAAGACTCTAAGGAAAATGATTTAATTTCCTTTAGTTCTCAGCATGGACCTGCGTGGGCCGGTACCGAGAGGGACTACACGTATGATGAGGTAGGAATGGATCACTGTGGTGTTATTTCCCTCATTCATACGCTCCTGTAAGACCTGGAAATGGCTTGTGCTACATGGACAACATATAACTACGAGCGGAGAATATCACAGAAATTGTCTGCAgcaaatacattaaaggggttggccactttacctcaagtGTGGGGGTCAGGACATTAGTCAATATACACcttgatatgtaaaatgaagcTTCAACAGTCGGACATTACTAAGCATAaattggccgcagatggagggtcatgggatctctatctgtccatgagcaatcgccctgtcaggaccttatgatagtattcatgaatataagattaaggtcctggcagggcagttGGTCATGGATATTTagagataaagtggccaacccctttaacatagtcCTATATCTAGACACTCTTCTTTAATAAAATGCTCTGCTGCAGTCACATTCCAGTATAGTGATTTGTTTGGATGCGCACTGTAATAACATCATTGATCCATAACCACCTAGACAAGCAGCAGCGCTATCTGTCCCCAGAAATGCTGCCTTTTCCTTGCATAATATGTGAAACCAGTCAGGACCCGGATACTGTAGGGTACTGTGAGCCTAACATGCCCTCGACTATGCAGCCTAGAACATGGGGGTCATACCCGCGCTCCTCTATGTGCATTCACGCCGTTCACAGATGCTGCTGCTCCTTGTGGCCAATAGTGGGTAATATAAAATATTCTATAAAATGTCAAGAATTTtttctgaaatgtggcaaaaacctactcttaaaggggttttcccacgaagacaacgAGACGATGAAAGAGAGAGGTCCGACAGACCTCCTTGCCGCTCCCCAGActgatggagcagaacggtcatgtgcagccgtctgctccagtaATCTGATGGAGTTgcgaggggtcggtcggaccACGCATTTTcgtgatatgtgggggtctcagcactgagacccccactgatcggcaagttgggccctatccatgtAATGGAgcctaacttgtgtttgtgggaaaacccttttaatataaAAATGTGACCCCCGTTTTAGCACCACTTTTTTGTTATATCAGAATTAGTGGCTATGATAATGGGGAAGAGCAATCTCTGCTATTTTCTGAAGGGGATTGTGCGTCCCACCTTCTCCTATATGCAGTAGTAGGACATCTCTCCCCTCTGCTATGAATGGGGCTTATCTGTACACAAGGCTGATGTAGTACAATGGAAATGAGTCATTGGGACACATCTGAGGCCGTGTGCAAGTTGTGTGGTTAGGAACCTGTACCGTATTGATGAATATTATGTATTGTTGGGGGTGATGACTGCAGTTTGTTCACTGACTTTCCACTCTATTTATTCAGCTTCTGAACAGAGTATTCAACATAATGCGGGAAAAGAATCCGGACATGGTAGCCGGGGAAAAGAGAAAATTTGTCATGAAGCCTCCCCAAGTTGTCCGAGTGGGCACCAAGAAAACCTCGTTTGTGAACTTTACAGATATTTGCAAACTGTGAGTGGTCTTTTATACGGAGTGTGTTTGCTCGCTAGCGCCCCCGGTTTTCTGGTTTTGACCCCATTTTAGCACCACTTCTTCATTTCATTAGAATTAGTGGCTATGATAATGGGGAAGAGCAATCTCTGCTATTTTCTGAAGGGGATTGTGAGTCCCACCTTCTCCTATATGCAGTAGTAGGACATCACTCGCCCACCCCCAATCTACAACCCCCCAGCGCTTTTTCAGCAGCTTATATTATAATGCTTTATTTTCAGATTACATCGTCAGCCGAAACATCTACTGGCTTTCCTTCTAGCTGAGTTGGGTACAAGGTAAGATACACATCTGTGCCGCATCCCATACTGCATTCACCAGGCACAACAATCCTAAAGGGGTTCATAAGATTTTCTGAGGACACAGAGAAATGGGAAAAACAAAAGGCCTCAAAATGAGTAATTTCTGACCCCGTTTTAGCACCACTTCTTCGTTTTATCCTAATTAGTGGCTATGATAATGGGGAAGAGCAATCTCTGCTATTTTCTGAAGGGGATGGTGTGTCCCACCTTCTCCTATATGCAGTAGTAGGACATCACATCTGTCATGGAGGGAACTTGAAGGTAAATGGGACAAAGTTTAGGTTCTGTTCACACAACTTCATGTGTTGTATTGCACATTCGGACAACTTTTAAGGATATTTGCTTTGGAAGTGCAGCATTTTTGCCAGGGGCATAGGAGTTTGGATGATCAGGTGCTGTGGCCCAAGTTGCAGAACAAATTCCGCATTTGTGCCACTTTTAGAAGTAGGAAATGCAAGTTAAACTAGACCGTGTCATCAAGTTTTTCAGGTTTATTAGTGTTCTTACTATTGGGTCCAGGATTGTGTAAAAGTAATAGAGAACTTCTTCTACTTCCCCCTATCCTTACCTCTGGGGCGGCGCAGCTCCTCCcgtctccattcatctctatagagctgagctgtaatacaggcaccaaccatggtcaggtgtggcactgtttttcacAGAAATTAGCCAAATGTttcagaccacccctttaaagggaagttGTGCTGAATTGGAGTTAAGACTTGGGGAGGTAAAAATTGTAAGTTAAAATATTTTCAAACCTGTTTAAACTTTTTAATACTTGCATTTTAAGACTTTGTCAATTTTtaggcacagtgtgggacattccTAAGGGCTTGTATTGCAGTGttgtggcatagaagccctgaaatgatTGCAGTAGCTAGAAAAAccaccagtaattgtgattatttcctctTCATGCAATGTTAATCCTGAGAGGGTGTGAAGGGCAGCACGGCAGGTGGCAGAGTGGTCTGACATGAGGATTCCCTACCCGGTGTCTGCAACAAGCTATATCCTGCAAGCATTCAGGCCTGCAGGCTGTAGTGCAGTTCTAGACCAGGTAGCACCTGGCGTACAGGTGTCATGTGGCGCGGCCATCCGCCAGATTACCGAATGGGATGGAGTCTCAAAGTATTTTCTGCGATGGGGCCAAAATCGTACACCCATCCAttcatgataaatgtccccctgaaAGAAATATGCCCTATTATTCTTGGGCTAAATATTGACTTGGTGATACTTTACTACCACCTTCTAGGATAGAATTCTAGCAGCTGAGCGGCACGGATGAAGATTCTGTTAACAAACAATCTCTCCCCCCATGTACAAGTTTACTGACTCCTCGCTGTTTTTTCATGCAGCGGCTCTATAGACGGTAACAACCAGCTCGTCATCAAGGGCCGATTCCAGCAGAAACAGATAGAGAACGTCTTGAGAAGATATATCAGtaagtgtttctttttttttcttgtgttactgcaatacagtataagGCCAaatttacacaaacgtatgcccactGTAGCCGAGGAGACACTTGTCCATAGATGCACGGCTTtgcatacgggaaaagataggaaatgtcttTTCCCCTATGTACGGAGCagctccgtgcacccattgccgtctatgggggacgtatgtatggccacaagcttgcggcggTACATgc comes from Engystomops pustulosus chromosome 6, aEngPut4.maternal, whole genome shotgun sequence and encodes:
- the EIF2S2 gene encoding eukaryotic translation initiation factor 2 subunit 2 isoform X1, with protein sequence MSGDEMIFDPTMSRKKKKKKKPFMLDEEGAEQQVEETQIPETKEVEPEPVEDKDLDLDEESFKKKDGPDDLDDLNFFNQKKKKKKTKKFDLDEAEEGVKNLKIEAEVQEASESQDDDLELFSTKKKKKKNVKFPEEGDTNGKEKDFIEEDSKENDLISFSSQHGPAWAGTERDYTYDELLNRVFNIMREKNPDMVAGEKRKFVMKPPQVVRVGTKKTSFVNFTDICKLLHRQPKHLLAFLLAELGTSGSIDGNNQLVIKGRFQQKQIENVLRRYIKEYVTCHTCRSPDTILQKDTRLYFLQCETCHSRCSVASIKTGFQAVTGKRAQLRAKAN
- the EIF2S2 gene encoding eukaryotic translation initiation factor 2 subunit 2 isoform X2, giving the protein MSGDEMIFDPTMSRKKKKKKKPFMLDEEGAEQQVEETQIPETKEVEPEPVEDKDLDLDEESFKKKDGPDDLDDLNFFNQKKKKKKTKKFDLDEAEEGVKNLKIEAEVQEASESQDDDLELFSTKKKKKKNVKFPEEGDTNDFIEEDSKENDLISFSSQHGPAWAGTERDYTYDELLNRVFNIMREKNPDMVAGEKRKFVMKPPQVVRVGTKKTSFVNFTDICKLLHRQPKHLLAFLLAELGTSGSIDGNNQLVIKGRFQQKQIENVLRRYIKEYVTCHTCRSPDTILQKDTRLYFLQCETCHSRCSVASIKTGFQAVTGKRAQLRAKAN